One window of the Peptacetobacter hiranonis genome contains the following:
- a CDS encoding phage antirepressor KilAC domain-containing protein produces the protein MTVSNLEPVVIVAEARENVELVSTEELLNIRTDENSETIISGRELHERLKVATPYKKWMDRMIEYDFEENIDFCVMDKNVQDDTAFGGVRKITDHLLKLDMAKEIAMIQRTPEGKRIRQYLIQVEKAWNSPEKIMERALLIAKNNINRLEIENKVMKPKALFADAVASSEQSILVGELAKLLKQNGVKTGEKRLFQYLRDNGYLIKRQGSDHNLPTQRSMELGIMEIKETVINKPNGDVKINKTTKITGKGQTYFIDKFLSAEQIGMEV, from the coding sequence ATGACAGTATCAAATTTAGAACCAGTTGTAATAGTGGCAGAAGCTAGAGAAAATGTTGAGTTAGTTTCAACAGAAGAATTATTAAACATAAGAACAGATGAAAACAGCGAAACAATAATAAGTGGTAGAGAATTACATGAAAGATTAAAGGTAGCTACTCCATATAAAAAATGGATGGATAGAATGATTGAATATGATTTCGAGGAAAATATTGATTTCTGCGTGATGGACAAAAATGTCCAAGACGATACAGCATTTGGAGGAGTAAGAAAAATAACAGACCACCTACTAAAGTTGGATATGGCAAAAGAGATTGCAATGATTCAGAGAACACCAGAAGGAAAAAGAATAAGACAGTATCTTATTCAAGTTGAAAAAGCATGGAACAGTCCAGAGAAAATTATGGAACGTGCTTTACTGATAGCCAAAAACAATATAAATAGATTAGAGATTGAAAATAAGGTAATGAAGCCTAAAGCACTTTTTGCCGACGCAGTAGCATCATCAGAGCAATCAATATTAGTTGGAGAGCTGGCAAAACTGTTAAAGCAAAATGGAGTAAAGACAGGAGAAAAAAGGTTATTCCAATATCTAAGAGATAATGGATATTTGATAAAAAGACAAGGAAGCGACCATAACCTACCAACTCAAAGAAGTATGGAATTAGGAATTATGGAGATTAAAGAAACAGTTATAAACAAGCCTAATGGAGATGTGAAAATAAATAAGACAACTAAAATAACAGGAAAAGGGCAGACATATTTCATTGATAAGTTTTTAAGTGCTGAACAAATAGGAATGGAGGTGTAG
- a CDS encoding helix-turn-helix transcriptional regulator, giving the protein MKNEKLKRLRLRNGFTQESLANKANMKPSTYVKKENGITKFTVEEAFIISQILGCRIEDIFLNTKQPNGYKKEGN; this is encoded by the coding sequence TTGAAAAATGAAAAATTAAAAAGATTAAGGCTTCGGAATGGATTTACACAAGAAAGCCTTGCAAATAAAGCAAATATGAAGCCTTCTACATATGTAAAAAAGGAAAATGGGATAACCAAATTTACAGTAGAAGAGGCTTTTATAATATCTCAAATATTAGGGTGTAGGATAGAAGATATTTTTTTAAACACAAAACAACCAAATGGTTATAAAAAGGAGGGAAATTAA